One Nitrospinota bacterium genomic window, CGGCTCAAGGCCGTTCCTTCCGCCCCGATCAGGCGGCGAAACTCAATCGGCTCGTTGCCGGCGGCCGTTTGAAGTTTGACGCGGCCGCGCAGCCGCAGAGTCGTCGGCAGCTTGTCGGCATCGACGAGAAAGTTCGACCGCAACGACAACCGGCGGCCTCCCTCGCCGAGCGGCTGGCCTGGCTAAAGGACGCGGGGCTACCTGGCGAGGCGGTATCGGCCGACGAGCTCCGGAAGCTCGAGCCTGCTCTATCCCCCCATATTCTCGGCGGCCTGCTCCTACCCGAGGACTGGCACGTAAACAACCGAAAGATGACCCAGGCTTACGCCCAGGCGGCCGAGGGGTGCGGAGCAATAATCCATCCCGATCGGCCGGCGACCGAATTGCTCGTCGACGGCGGGCGGGTCATCGGGGTCGCGACACCTTCGGGCCCCGTCCACGCCGGGGTGACGATCAACTGCGCGGGCCCCTGGGCGAGCGAACTCGCGGCGACGGCGGGGCTCACCCTCCCGATGGAGCCCGTCAAGGGCCAGCTATTGGGCCTGGAGGTCTCGCCTCCACCTGTCCGGCACGTCATCTACTCCAGCCAGGCCTACGTGGTGCCCCGCCTCGGAGGAGAGGTGATACTTGGGACCACCGAGGAGTGGGTCGGCTTCAACATCGAGCCCACACCCGCCGGCATGGCCGCAATCTTGAGCGGCGCCGTCGGGGTCTGCCCGGCTTTGGGCGAGGCCCCCTTCCGGCGGGCCTGGGCGGGGCTTCGGCCGTGTCCGCCCGACCTGCTGCCCTACCTGGGATGGGACCCTAGAGTGGAAGGCCTCGCCGTGGCGACGGGCCACCATCGTAACGGCATCCTGCTGGCCCCGATAACCGCCCGGGCGTTGAAGGAGCTCCTCTTCGATGAGACCCCGTCGGTGGATCTGGCGCCTTTCCAGGTCGACCGGCATCCCTCGGCCGCCTAACACCCTTCAGTCGCGGGAATATTTCACCTTCGAGGGGTCAAATAGTTAGGGAAAAAAGTATTGTAGGTTCGGAAAAATAATCTTACAAAGCTAAATTACTACTTTTTCCACGTTTTTTCTCTTCCGAAGGGAACATAAAATTTCTTCAATAAATTTTTGCAAAAAACGTGTCGAATGTGATATTAAATAGGCAATGGCAATTTTTCCCGAATTTTTTTGGCGAATATAGGAGGAAAAACAATGGCGAAGTTTGAAACCGTTCCTGTCGAAAAGCTCAAAGCCGTAGCGGGTCTTTCTCCCGCAAAATTGAAAGCCCTGGAGCAGTATAAAAAACACCTCAAAAAGTTGGATTCAAAGACGGGCGGCGTTTTAACCTTGGGGCGGGGCGAAGATATCAAGACGGTGCGCTCGGACCTCCGGCGCGCCGCGAAAGCCGAGGGGTATAACCTGACAATTAAAGCCTCCGGCAACAAGGTCGCATTTTATCTCAAAGAAGAAAAACGCAGGCGAAGAGGCCGGCCTCGGAAGAAGAAGTAGAGCCAATACTCGATATTCCCCGTAGCAATTAAACTATTCACACATTGGGTAGTCCCGCCTTCCGCCTTAGGCGGACCTAAGGCGGATGAGCTACCCAAATTTAGGGTAGTCGGGGTCGCCCCGGACCCAGACACCTTACCGAAACGGCCAAACGGGGATGAGGCCGTCGAGCTCGCCCTAGAGGTGGAGGGGGCGGCGGTGGGTTAGGGAGAAAGCGATGCCTCGACGACGGCAATCTCCTCGGGTGGCAGGTCGTATTTACAACAGACGTATATATTCCAGTTAGTGGGGTTCGAGATTACCCCTCAACCCCCTCCTTCACGATAGAGTTTAAACCCCCATTCCTCGGCGAGGCGGTCGGGCTCGTCGGGGCCGCTTGAGGCCCCGAATTCCTGGTGGCCCAGGTAGTAGCGGGCGACCTCACGGGCGACGACCCATAACCTGTGGTCTTCTTCGTACGTCGCAACTTTAGGGTTGAAGAGGAGCTGGGCCTTGCCGCGCTTGACGAGCAGGGGTCGCCAACGGGTCGTTGATGCCTCTTGCCCCAGCCCATCGTCCACGTCGAAGACGCAGTGGGTCTCGAAGCCTTCCTCGCCGGTCCGCTCGTCAACAAATGGCCGGACGGCCAGCAGGGCGGCCCGTATCTTTTCAGGGAGACGCGTAAGCACGGCCTCGATCGAGGCCGTGAGGGCGGGCTCGTCCGTTCTCACCCCACCGCATTCCAAAAACCGCCTGACGTCGTCGTGCACCGCGCTTCTCAATCGGCAGGGGCGGACAATGGGTATGACCCCTAGCCCGTCCCCAGCATCTCATCTAGCTTGCCTGCGTCGTTCAGGGCCTTGAGGTCGTCATATCCGCCAACGTGGTGGCCGTCGATAAAGATCTGCGGCACAGTCTGGCGACCCGTCTCCTCAACCATCGCCTGGCGGCGGTCGGGCTCGGCCACTATGTCGATCTTCTCATCTATGTCGAAGCCCTTCTTGGCGAGCAACTGCTCGGCCCGCATGCAGTAGGGTCAATGGTCTTTATGGTACATAACGATATGGGGCATGGCTGCGCGCTCCTTTGCTTCGAGTGTGTAGGCTTCCCGGTATTATTGAGTCTAGGTCGGGCGGGCGAGGAAGGCAAGGCCGAGCCGCCTGGGGCCTCAGCGACGGCGCTTGGGGGTCGCCTCCTTGAGGGCCTCGCCCGTCTCCTGGTGGAAGCGGTAGCCTAGCTCCTCGGCCCGCTTGAAGTGGGCGCGGGCTTTGTCGAGCTGCTTGGTGAAGTGGTAGATGATGGCGAGGTTTGTGTGCGCCTCCCGGTGGTCGGGGTTGATGGCCACCGCCTCTTCCAGCTCGCCGATGGCATCATCGAGACGGCCCAAGCTGGCGTAGATGGCCCCCAGGTTGGTTCGGGCCTTGACTAAGCCCGGGTCGAGGCGGGTGGCGGTCCGATACTCGCGGGCGGCGTCTTCGAGGCGCTGCTGCTCGAGGTAGGTGCGGCCGAGGTTCGCGTGGGCCTTTGCGTAGCCGGGATTCAAGGCGATGGCCTTCCGGATGGCCCGGATTGCAGAGGCATACCGGCCCAGATTGAAGTAGACCTCCCCCAGTTTGTCCCAGGCCCGGGCATGGTCCTCAGTGAGGGTCGGCTTGATCTCAATCGCCCGCTTGAGGCTGGAGAGGGCTTCTTTCATCTTGCCTTGGTCAGCGGCCACCGCCCCCAGGTTGAGGTGGGCCTCGGCCATGGATGGCTTAAGGGCCAAGACCTTCCGGTAGAGCTGCTTGGCCTGCTTGAGGTCGGCACCCTGGCCGTACCGCACCCCTTGGGGGTTGTACTCGTAGGAGAGAGCCAGGTTGTAGTAGGCATCCACGTAGTTGGGATTGATCTTGATGGCGCGTCGGTAGGCTTGACGGGCCTCCGCGAGCTTCCCGAGGCTTCGGTATGCGAGCCCCATGTTGTTGTAAGCGCCATGGAGGGAGTCGTCGAGCTCCAGGGCCCGGCGGTTGGCGGCGAGAGCCTCGGCCCACTGCTCTTTCTTGAGGTAGACCCGGCCCAAGAAGAAGTGGGCTTCTGGGCCGTCGGGGTCGATAGCCGCGGCCTTCTCGTAGTGTTTCAGGGCTTGTTCAAGGGCTCCCTGCTCCTCGTAGAGCCCTGCTAGGTTGGCGTGGGCGGTGGCGAAGGAGGGGTTGGTACGAATGGCTTCATTGAAGGCTGCGATGGCTTTGTCGGGGTCTCCCGCGCGGGCGTAGGCTACTCCGAGGTTGACCTGGGCCTCGACCATGGAGGGATTGAGAGCGATGGCCCGCTTGAACTGGCCGATCGCCTTGCCGGGCCTCCCCGTGGCGGCGTAGGCGGCCCCCAGGTTGACCCGGAGGGTCGCGTCGGTAGGATTCTCCTTGACCGCCTGCTCCCATTTGGCGACGGTGGCCCTAAGTTTGTCCTCAGGAGGCTGGGTAGACTGGGCGGCGGCCGGCGCGGCGAGAACGATGAGCGCAGCCAGGGTGAAGAGCAAGCGGCAGAGGCTGCCTATGAGACCTCGACGAGATAGCATAACACGTTCATTTTAATGGGGTCGCCGAGAGTTGTCAACGAATGGGACGGCACGATTAGGTCCTCTTACTTTAGAATGCGCGCCCCTAGATAACTTCGGGCAGGATCATGGCGATCTGGGTGCCGGGGAAGGCGGGCAGCCCCTCGGCTTTGGCCCGCCCCCGGGCCCACGGGGGGATTAGGCTCAGGCGGGCGGTGCCGCTTCTTAAGACGAGCTTGCCCTTCCAGCGGGTCACGAATCTGCGAACGGCGGCCAGGCCGTGGCCTCGGCCGACATCGTCGTAGCGGCTCGCCCCGTGGAAGAGGGCCCGCTCCAGGGCGAGGAGGTCGCCCCACGCCGAGCCGAACTGGGCCACCAGCCGCTCCTCCAGAGAGCGACGTATACCCACCCCCAGGTCCATAACAGCGATCTTGACGGCGTTCCGCCCCAGGCGGCGGGCGAAGAAGTATTTCTGAATACCCACCAAACCGGCGTCTTCGCTGTGCTCGACGATGTTCTGGCAGAGCTCGGCCAGCGACACGCAGAAGCCGTCGATGGCCTCCTTGGGGTAGCGGAGGTGGCGCTCCAGGATGGTCCGGGCCCGCTCGCGCACCGTCTCCACCACTTGGTGGACGTCGTCGGAGCGGACGATGGGGGTAATTTCCAGAAGGATGTCCGACGCGGATGAGCGGGTAGGTTGAGAAGGAAAGAGGGATTCTTGGCGCTGGAGGTGGAAATAGGCCTGAGCATGGCGGAAGAACTCCATCCGCTCCAGGTAGCTTTCCATGTCTTGGGAGGCAGGCACCTTGAGAGTGCAGCGAACCCCTTGGCGGGCGAGCAGGCGGCCGACTTCGAGCAGGCCCACCATGCCGAAGGGGTCGACGAACTGGACCGCCGTGCAATCGATTATCGCCTCTTCACCCGGCCGGGCCGGCCGCTCCGCCAGGTCTCCGAGGAACTCCTCGAAGGATTCCTCGTCCAGAACGGCAGCCGGCCTGAGCGTGAGGTAGGCCATCAGGAAGCCGTCCGGAGGGTCGCCCGGGGCCAGCGGACGGCCAGCAGCAGCGTCCCGGCGGCCACGACCAAGCACGCGGAGGCGATGAGGAAGCCAGGCGCGTAGGAGCCTGAAACATCGAAGAGGTAGCCGGCCAAAAGTGGTCCCAAGGCGCCCCCCACGCCGTTTCCGAAGTGGACGAAACCGTAGATTGTGCCGAAGCGCTTGCCTCGGAAGTGGTCCGCCGTGGCCGCCGAGACGAGGGGGCCACGCGTCCCCAGGGCAAAGCCGAAGGCGGCGGCAAAGAGGTAGACTCGCCAGACATCCGACGGGTCGCGCACCGTCAGCAGCACCAGGATGCCCGCAGCCGAAAGTCCAAAAGATAGCAGAATGGCGCCCGGGCGGCTGAGCCGGTCGGCCAGGTAGCCGATGGTCATCTTACCCACAGCGCTCATCAGGCCCTGGAAGCCGAAAATGGTGGCGGCAAATAGGGCCGAAAACCCCGCATCGACGAGATAGACCACGTGGTGGACGACGATGGGGAAAATCCCCAGGGGTGTGAAGAAGAAGCAGCCGACCAGGGCCCAGAATGGGACGGTTGTGGCGGCCCGCGCCAGCGTCCATTCTTCCTCCGCATCGTCGGTGTCCGAGTCCTCCCTCTCGGCTCCCAGGGGCTCTCCGTCGGGGCCTCGGCCTACTTCTTCAGGCGTTTCCTTCAGCACCCAGAGCACAAGGGGCGCCACAACGGCGCCCACGAAACACGCCAGGGCCACGAAGGCCCACCGCCATCCGAATCGGTCGATGATGACCTGCACGAGGGGTCCAAAGGCCAGCATCGAGATCCCAACGCCCGCCGAAGCGATGCCTATGGCCGAGCTGAACCGGCGTACGAACCAGCGGGAGAGAAGGCCCACATGGGGGACGAGGCCTAAAAACCCGATCCCCACTGAGAGGACCACCCCGTATAGGAGGTAGAGCTGCCATAGGGCGCTTACGCGGCTGCAAAGCAGCAGGCTCGTCCCCATCAAGACCGTCCCCACGAGCATCACCCGCCGGGCGCCGTGCTTATCGAGCAGGATGCCCACAACCGGTGAAGCGCACCCAAAGATGAGGGTGCCGAGCGAGAATACCCCTGCCAGGAGGGTCCGGCTCCAGCCAAACTCCTTGAGGAGCGCCACGAAGAATATCGCGAAGGAGAGCCGAACGCCGTAGACAACCGTGAAGATGGCGAAGGAGGCGGCCACGATGACCGTCCCGTACCACCACCACGTGGAGGCGGGGGTCCGGTGGGTGTCAGCGGCCGGCGTCATGAGAGCTACTCAGGCGACGGAGGGCCTCTTCGAAGTCCTCCGGCGGGGGCGCCTCAAAGGCCATCCGGCGCCCGTCGACGGGATGGTTGAAGGCAAGGCGCCAGGCGTGGAGCGCCTGACGCCCGATGAAGGGCTCCCCGCCGGCTTGCCGTCCTCGCCGACCCCCGTAAATCAGGTCACCGAGGACGGGGTGGCCTTCGGATGCCAGATGGACGCGAATCTGATGGGTCCGGCCCGTCCGCAGGGCGACCTCCAGGTGGGTGTGAGCGTCGAAACGCTCGATGACACGTAAGGTGGTGAGTGCCTCCCGGCCCCCTTCGACGACGGCCATCCGCTTGCGATCCGTCGGGTGGCGGCCGATGGGCTTATCGATCTCACCCTCGTTAGCCTCGACCAACCCGAGGACAATCGCCCGGTAGCGCTTCTCCACTTTTCTTCCAGCGAACTGCTCGGTTAGGCTCACGTGGGCGCGGTCGGTTTTCGCGGCGATAAGCAGGCCCGAGGTCTCCTTGTCAAGGCGGTGGACGATGCCCGGCCGCTCGACCCCGCCGATTCCCGAAAGACCCCCGGCGCAGTGGTGGAGGAGGGCATTGACGACGGTTCCGGAGCGCACCCTCCCTGCGGGATGGACCACCATCGAGGCAGGCTTGTTGAGGACGAGGAGGTCTCCGTCCTCGTAGAAGACCTCGAGGGCGATGGCCTCTGGCTCCACGGAGGGAGGCTTTAGCGCGGGCATGGATATAGAGACGGTTTCGCCGGTTCGCATCGGTCGGCTCGGCTTGACGGTCTGGCCGCCGACGGTAACCGCCCCGTCTTGGATGAGCCTCTTGAGGCGGGCCCGTGAGAGCCCTACGGCGGGGTGGCTCGCCAGATAAGCGTCTAGGCGCTGGCCCTCGGCCTCGGCTCCGGCTTCCAACACGACCGACCTGCCCTCGTCACCCACCGACGCTATCCTCCTTCGACCCGCTCCCTCCGAACGAAGCTCTCAAGCAGAATGAGGGCGACACCGATAGTGATGGCACTGTCGGCCACGTTGAAGGCGGGCCAGTGGTAGGGGCCCCGGTAGAGGTCGATGAAGTCGATGACCTCACCGAGGCGGAGCCTGTCGATGAGGTTGCCGACGGCCCCGCCCAGGACTAAGGCGACTCCCCAGCGGGTCCAGGCGTGGCCGGGAGGCGCGGTCATGTAGAGGTAGCCGAGGGCCACGACGGCCAGGGCTGTGGCCCCAATGAAGATGGGTTGAGTATAGGCCGGATCGAGCCCGCTCAATAGGCCGAAGGCGGCCCCCGTGTTTCGGATGTAGGTGAGGTTCGCCAGGCCGGGTACGATGACGATGACCTCGAACAGGTCGAGACGAGACGCCACGGCGGCCTTAACGAGCTGATCGAGCCCCGCGATCAGGGCGGCGATGAGCAGCGGGCGGATTAGGGGGGCGCGGGGCATCGCCACAGACAACACATCATTCGGCACGTAGGCGGTCCACACAGCGGCCGCAGAGGGTAGGATGGTCCGTTGAGGAGCCCACATCCTCTTTGAATACCCAGCAGCGCTCGCACTTCTTGCCGGGCGCCCGCTCCCAGGCCACGGCGAGCCCGGCTATCTCGTCGCTTCGCATCGCAGCATCCGGGACGGAATCGGGAGCGGCCAGATCGACGGCCGAGACGATAAAGATCTCCGGCAACTGGTCCCGGTGCGCCTCCAAGAGTTTCTTAAGAGTGCCGTCGGCTCCAATGATAACCTTCGCTTCTAGGGAGCTTCCAATGGCTTTGTCGCTCCGTGCCCCTTCCAGGCACTTGGTGACCTCGCTGCGGACGGCGAGCAGTGTATCCCACGTGGCTGCCAACGTCTCGTCCTGGTAGGCT contains:
- the lspA gene encoding signal peptidase II, yielding MPRAPLIRPLLIAALIAGLDQLVKAAVASRLDLFEVIVIVPGLANLTYIRNTGAAFGLLSGLDPAYTQPIFIGATALAVVALGYLYMTAPPGHAWTRWGVALVLGGAVGNLIDRLRLGEVIDFIDLYRGPYHWPAFNVADSAITIGVALILLESFVRRERVEGG
- a CDS encoding STAS domain-containing protein — encoded protein: MAYLTLRPAAVLDEESFEEFLGDLAERPARPGEEAIIDCTAVQFVDPFGMVGLLEVGRLLARQGVRCTLKVPASQDMESYLERMEFFRHAQAYFHLQRQESLFPSQPTRSSASDILLEITPIVRSDDVHQVVETVRERARTILERHLRYPKEAIDGFCVSLAELCQNIVEHSEDAGLVGIQKYFFARRLGRNAVKIAVMDLGVGIRRSLEERLVAQFGSAWGDLLALERALFHGASRYDDVGRGHGLAAVRRFVTRWKGKLVLRSGTARLSLIPPWARGRAKAEGLPAFPGTQIAMILPEVI
- a CDS encoding FAD-dependent oxidoreductase; translated protein: AQGRSFRPDQAAKLNRLVAGGRLKFDAAAQPQSRRQLVGIDEKVRPQRQPAASLAERLAWLKDAGLPGEAVSADELRKLEPALSPHILGGLLLPEDWHVNNRKMTQAYAQAAEGCGAIIHPDRPATELLVDGGRVIGVATPSGPVHAGVTINCAGPWASELAATAGLTLPMEPVKGQLLGLEVSPPPVRHVIYSSQAYVVPRLGGEVILGTTEEWVGFNIEPTPAGMAAILSGAVGVCPALGEAPFRRAWAGLRPCPPDLLPYLGWDPRVEGLAVATGHHRNGILLAPITARALKELLFDETPSVDLAPFQVDRHPSAA
- a CDS encoding RluA family pseudouridine synthase translates to MASVGDEGRSVVLEAGAEAEGQRLDAYLASHPAVGLSRARLKRLIQDGAVTVGGQTVKPSRPMRTGETVSISMPALKPPSVEPEAIALEVFYEDGDLLVLNKPASMVVHPAGRVRSGTVVNALLHHCAGGLSGIGGVERPGIVHRLDKETSGLLIAAKTDRAHVSLTEQFAGRKVEKRYRAIVLGLVEANEGEIDKPIGRHPTDRKRMAVVEGGREALTTLRVIERFDAHTHLEVALRTGRTHQIRVHLASEGHPVLGDLIYGGRRGRQAGGEPFIGRQALHAWRLAFNHPVDGRRMAFEAPPPEDFEEALRRLSSSHDAGR
- a CDS encoding glutaredoxin, whose protein sequence is MRAEQLLAKKGFDIDEKIDIVAEPDRRQAMVEETGRQTVPQIFIDGHHVGGYDDLKALNDAGKLDEMLGTG
- a CDS encoding MFS transporter, translating into MTPAADTHRTPASTWWWYGTVIVAASFAIFTVVYGVRLSFAIFFVALLKEFGWSRTLLAGVFSLGTLIFGCASPVVGILLDKHGARRVMLVGTVLMGTSLLLCSRVSALWQLYLLYGVVLSVGIGFLGLVPHVGLLSRWFVRRFSSAIGIASAGVGISMLAFGPLVQVIIDRFGWRWAFVALACFVGAVVAPLVLWVLKETPEEVGRGPDGEPLGAEREDSDTDDAEEEWTLARAATTVPFWALVGCFFFTPLGIFPIVVHHVVYLVDAGFSALFAATIFGFQGLMSAVGKMTIGYLADRLSRPGAILLSFGLSAAGILVLLTVRDPSDVWRVYLFAAAFGFALGTRGPLVSAATADHFRGKRFGTIYGFVHFGNGVGGALGPLLAGYLFDVSGSYAPGFLIASACLVVAAGTLLLAVRWPRATLRTAS
- a CDS encoding tetratricopeptide repeat protein; the encoded protein is MLSRRGLIGSLCRLLFTLAALIVLAAPAAAQSTQPPEDKLRATVAKWEQAVKENPTDATLRVNLGAAYAATGRPGKAIGQFKRAIALNPSMVEAQVNLGVAYARAGDPDKAIAAFNEAIRTNPSFATAHANLAGLYEEQGALEQALKHYEKAAAIDPDGPEAHFFLGRVYLKKEQWAEALAANRRALELDDSLHGAYNNMGLAYRSLGKLAEARQAYRRAIKINPNYVDAYYNLALSYEYNPQGVRYGQGADLKQAKQLYRKVLALKPSMAEAHLNLGAVAADQGKMKEALSSLKRAIEIKPTLTEDHARAWDKLGEVYFNLGRYASAIRAIRKAIALNPGYAKAHANLGRTYLEQQRLEDAAREYRTATRLDPGLVKARTNLGAIYASLGRLDDAIGELEEAVAINPDHREAHTNLAIIYHFTKQLDKARAHFKRAEELGYRFHQETGEALKEATPKRRR